Part of the candidate division KSB1 bacterium genome is shown below.
ACATGTTACTGGGTAAAGTGATCGGCACTGTTACGCCCTGCGTGGTTTACCCCGGACTCGAAGGCGTTCCGCTTCTGCTGGTTCAGCCGCTGAGTAAAAACTCCAAAGCGGTCGGCAAGCCCATTGTCGCCTGCGATGCCACCCGAATGGCTGGTCCAGGAGAACTGATCTATTACGAGGGCGGCCGCGAGGCAGCGCTGGCATTAGATCCCTGGTTCGTCCCAGTGGATCACACCATCATTGGCATTGTGGATGGCGTCCATCTAATCGATGAAAGCTCTCAGTCCGAGTGAAATTCAACTCTTTCAACCTCGCAGACAGCAAGTTCCTGCTGCAAAATGTCAAAAAGAGGCTATATTTTCACGCCGGCGAAGGCAGGTATCTCAACATTCGGTTGACCTAACGATCAGTTTAGAAGGAGGTTCCTGTGCGCAAGCCAGCGGACAGAAATGAGAGGGCTCAACCATAGCGCTTTTTGCAACAGAAACTCGCTAGCTAATTTGTTAGAATTGGAGAAAAAGTTGTGATTATCGGCAAAGTCGCTGGAGAAATCTACTCCACGATCAACCACAGTTTCTATGATCAAAAAAAACTGCTGATCGTGGACAAATTGGACCTAACTGGAACGCCCACAGGCGACTATTTGATCGCAGTAGATTCCGTCGATGCTGGGCTCGGTGAAACGGTATTGGTCATTGATGAAGGCAATTCGGCCCGACAGGTAGTAAGCGATCCCAATGCGCCAATCCGCTCAATCATTATCGGGATCATCGATGCCGTGCGCATTGAGAGGTGACTTCAATTCAAGAGCGAGATAGCAGCGTTCATCCTCCGTTCGCCGTTCCTTCGGTCCTCGCTCAAGCCAGTCGCTTCAGGTTGTCAAAT
Proteins encoded:
- a CDS encoding EutN/CcmL family microcompartment protein; translation: MIIGKVAGEIYSTINHSFYDQKKLLIVDKLDLTGTPTGDYLIAVDSVDAGLGETVLVIDEGNSARQVVSDPNAPIRSIIIGIIDAVRIER
- a CDS encoding EutN/CcmL family microcompartment protein, whose protein sequence is MLLGKVIGTVTPCVVYPGLEGVPLLLVQPLSKNSKAVGKPIVACDATRMAGPGELIYYEGGREAALALDPWFVPVDHTIIGIVDGVHLIDESSQSE